The DNA segment GTCGGATCGCCCTGAGAACTTTGCCACAGGATGGGTTCTGCTAAACGATGGATTCCGCGGTCAATCTGCAATCGCAATTGAAGTAAACCAAAATCAGGATCGAGGGCTCGGACTTCAATCAACTGCTGAGCGTTAACGGGCAATTCCTTCGGCGACTGTTGAGGCAGCACGATAGAAACTTCCGGAGCCAAGTCGGGGTAAACTCGCACAGGGTAGACAACCGGCTGGGGGTTCTCGGTGCCCGTTTCATCCTGCACGAGCAAGCGATAACCGTCCAAGTCGACCATCCCACGTTTAGGATCCCCCATCCGCAGCCGAAAGGTGACTTGAATTTTTCGCCCATCATCTTCGATGACCAACGGCACCGTTCCCGCGGTAGCAGCAACCTTGCCATGAACATCCCGAGGATTGAATTCCAACTGACCTGAAACGACAGGGCGATTCGTCCGCGCGGTGATGGTAACTTCAGTCCCCTCCAGACCATCGATGGCCGCACTACCTCGGCTGCGCGCTGCCTGTTTCGTATAGGCAGGCGGTTGATAATGAACCGATTCGATGTTGACGACAGGAACATCATGCACGGTCACTAAATAGCCCCTGCTGGAGGCGTCGCCCGCGACCACTTTGTATTCGGTTTCACTCACCAAGCCGTAGGGTTTCCCCAGCACGGCAGAAAACCGGCTGGAATCGTCAGGATCGCGTTGCATCGGCTCGTGACGCGGCGCAAGATCGTCACTGCCCTTCCACACAACCGTTGGCTCGGTTGTGCTACCAAGCTTCGATATGGTTGCCGTAACGCTTAGGGTCTGCCCGGCCAAGACTTCCGTGTCACCTGGAGCTACCGATTCGATACGAACACGCGTCGGGGCATCGATTGATGCCATTGGCATTAGCAGTCGACCGGCCGACTGAAAAGTATTCTTCGGCGAAAGAACCGAATAGGCAGCCAGAACGGCAAGCGTCCCCGCCACCGCAATCCAAAGCCGAAAATCGGTATTCGCTTCGGCGGGCAAAACGTCTCCGTGTCCCTGCAAGCGACCTGCCGCCCGAGCTCCGATCGAACGAACCACGATACCGCGCAACCCTGGCTGAACACGATCATCACGAAGGGTCACATAACTGGTCAACGCATGTTTTAGTTCAGGCAGATCGCGTTCGATCGCATAAGCCGCATAGGTGTGATCCACTTGGCTTGAAAACAACGGGCGAACCCGAGTCCAAATCCACCAAGCTGCCGCGGCAAGCGCCACGCCGGCGAACACCAGACGGCCAACGATCCCTGGAGACCAAATCCATTGATCCATAATCGACCAAGCCAACAGCAGCCCCAAAGCCGACAAGACAAGGACCAACAGCCCTCGAATCAATTCGCTCCACCAAAGCCCACGCCGCACCTCTTCGATTCGTGCCTGAATCAAATCATCGCTGAGGCGTTTCTTCGTATTTGGGGAGGAAGCCGAAAGAGTGGCCATAATCGTAAAAAACCTTTGGATATCTACCGTGTAATCGGCCGTCAGGGACCTTTATCAGTATAGGCCCAGCATCCGCAAGCTCCTAAACGGAACCGAAAAATATCACTCAGAGGAGGGATGTAACGGTAATAGGCCCGAAAACCAGCCCAACCGTATTCGAAGTGATTGCCAACGGCTGGGCAGGCGTCCTTGGGAATGTTGCCGGCCCTCGGGGCCTTTGGGCAGCAAGAGCCTTAACAGAGGGGGGGCACCCAATTCCATCTACATTTGCATCTGCGGGCGGGTTTTCTTGCCGGTCAGCGCAAGCCGACCGGCAAATTCATTATATTCTCTACGCGATTGCCGGACGGCTCGCGCCGTTCCGCTAAGAAAGTAGCTGGCATTGGGCTTACCCCGGCGGAAACATGCAGCGGCCATTTTGCTCGTCCGCATGCTCATAAAAAACGGGCGTCTCTGGCTGCGGCTACTTTGATTCCGTCTTCTCTGCAGGAGGCGTTTCTTCGAACGGCATACTGATTAGCAATCCTGCCAAGCGGTCTTCATTGGAGGTGCGGCGTTGGACGTGACACTTCAAACACTGTGATGCCAAGCGAATCGGTCCGGCAAAACGATAACGCCCCGCTTCAGCCTCTGCGAAGTGCGGCTTCCCACTGGCGAGAACCTTCGCGGCTTGACGCTCAAACGCATCACTTGGCAGATGATCGGTATTCAACGCATCGGTATTGACAGACATCCAGCGAATCTCGATCTGGAAACTCTCTTCCATTTCCGAAAAGACATCCTCCAGAGAGTGCGAAGGAATCGCGAGCGATTCGTCTTCGTCAAATAGGTCGCGATGCATTACCTGCAACGATCCACTGATCAATTCGTGCAGAATACGCGATCGCTGTTCCACCTCAGAAAGATTCGGTGCTGGCAGGACCGCTGCGACGGTCGCTGCTGACGGCGTTTCCGTTTTGGTCGGTGGCTCTGCGACGGCCTGATTGACGAGCGCTGATGCGACTATCAGAAACAGGCCGATCGAACGAAAAGAGGTATTCATGTAAGGCGGGAGAGTTGCATGGAGGTAGGGTAGAGTGGGGGACTTATTAGTATACCCCCCGCAGTAATCCCTTTCATGCGAAAAAAGTCGCCTGAAGAAACCGTGTGCTTGGCTACACGGTTTTCGACGCCATAGGAATCGACATCCGCTGATTTGCCCACGATCGATTACGCGCTGACTGCGTATACCGAATTCGATTGTCGGACTCGATCACTTGCCACATTCTCGGGAACCGACGTTGCCACCGATCCGGTCACAGCCTTCACTTGACCTTGTGAACGCGTTTCCAGGGACGGAATGTCGCGGCACTGGCTCACGACAAGTTGCCGGCGCAACTGCCGCAATGTCTCGTGCGCTTCCTCCAATACCAAACTGGTCAGATGGGCTCCGTCGACGGCGGACAATTCCACACCGCCAGCCAACCCATCCAGTGCAGCGAGTTGGGATTCTAGTCGTCGAATCAGACGACTGGCCTGCTGTTGCGATTGCCCGGACTCTCCTGGGAGCGTCCTCAGGTCGTTGTGATGCAGCTCTGATCGCAAAATACGAATCGCCAACGGAGCCTGAATCCCAATCTGAACATTTGAGGGCGAACAGCGGAGCACTCTCACCAGCACATCGACATCTGGCAATTCAAATGCTTCTTGGGTCTTTCGAGTCAGCACTAACATCACGCAACTCCTAGAAAAGCAGAATCAGTAACGAACCAACCAGCTGTCACTATACCGCCCTGCAGAACCATATACAACCGTCCACAATATACATACGAACCCAAAACCAACGACCAGCCATTGCTCGCGGAAACGGCGTGAGAGAAGATAGGGAACCGCTCACCGACGCCCCACCGAAAAAGGAACGTAACGATCAATTTCGACTCTCCCGCGACTCCACTGAAAAACGCTTTTGGCCCACGATTCCTCGAGGATGGAACGGTTCAATTTCGCGTCTGGGCTCCCGCCTGCGATTCACTGCACCTGCGTCTTTCTCAAAATGGCACGCTGCTAAGGCTGCCGATGGAACGACAAGCGGACGGTTTCTTTGAATCGAAGGCTGCTGCCCAATCGGGAGAGCTGTACTCTTTCGAGCTTCCCAATGGTCAACACCGCCCCGACCCAGCCAGTCGTTTCCAACCCGAAGGTGTTCACGGTCCTTCGCAGCTTGTCGATGACCGGCAGTACCAGTGGGAGTGCCAGTCGTTTGC comes from the Roseimaritima multifibrata genome and includes:
- a CDS encoding c-type heme family protein, with the translated sequence MNTSFRSIGLFLIVASALVNQAVAEPPTKTETPSAATVAAVLPAPNLSEVEQRSRILHELISGSLQVMHRDLFDEDESLAIPSHSLEDVFSEMEESFQIEIRWMSVNTDALNTDHLPSDAFERQAAKVLASGKPHFAEAEAGRYRFAGPIRLASQCLKCHVQRRTSNEDRLAGLLISMPFEETPPAEKTESK
- a CDS encoding carbon storage regulator, coding for MLVLTRKTQEAFELPDVDVLVRVLRCSPSNVQIGIQAPLAIRILRSELHHNDLRTLPGESGQSQQQASRLIRRLESQLAALDGLAGGVELSAVDGAHLTSLVLEEAHETLRQLRRQLVVSQCRDIPSLETRSQGQVKAVTGSVATSVPENVASDRVRQSNSVYAVSA